The sequence below is a genomic window from Corvus hawaiiensis isolate bCorHaw1 chromosome 17, bCorHaw1.pri.cur, whole genome shotgun sequence.
cagaaacattatTGAACTTGGTTTATGGAAGTGCTCAGAGACATAACCTCACAATGAGGGGGGCAGCTCCTGAGGGCCCTTAAAAGCAACTTTTGCCTGGGCAATATTTAAGGGATGAAGTTTAGCACAGCACTATATGATATGAGAAAACATCTAGGGTCTGACCAGAgattttccctttcccaaaCACACTCTTTTTAAAGTAATGAAGACACCAGCAAGCTTTATTTCTGGCTGTTCACTATATTTGTAACAGTCTTTCTTGCAATATCTCCACTGAtaacaggaggaagagggaagataAAAGCAATCATGAAAGGGGAAGACCTTCTGTCTCATCTCCCTCTGATAAAACCATTCCCTGCATATCAAATCTCTAGCCCTTTTCAGAGGAACTCAGGCTAGGCAGGGAGGGACTGGGGTTGGAGACTCATTTGCTGGGAAGAGATAGAGCTGGAAAGCAGTAATGCAGCTGGCATCTCATTCTCAAAAATAAATAGCTCCTGCCATGCTtcatcttccttctcttttcctacaGGACCCCAAATATTAATATCACTGGTGAGCAGGAGGCCTGTTCTTTCTCATAaagaagcagagcagctccctcagGCACAGCTCTATCCTAAAGCCCCATCCCTGTTTTTAACCTGAAACACTTCTCTTCCTTCCAAGCATCTCCTTGAGCTCTCAGCCTGCCCCTCATGCAGTGGGAACCAGCCTACAGAGGGGGAACTGAAAGAGCAGGCTGGCAAGGGATTGCACCAAGCTGAAACCTTGCTGGAACAGAGACCatgggaagcagcagtgggaCATGACGGGGTctgggaggagcagagagggtttgtggctgggagctgagcctggccactgggtgctgggagccacagcctctctgtgtttgctgttaTTATCCCCTCTCTGCCCTGGCCCCTTGGAAAACCCCTTTCTTTGGGTAATTGTGGTTTTGTCCTCACTGGAAGCACTGCCCTGGGACACACTGTCTGTGGCACCCCCGTATTTTGGCTTGTGATGAACTGAGGGAAAATGCTTCCATAATGGAGCTCAGCTGGAAATTCCCTAAGCTTTTTGCTGCTCCCAAGCAGAGTATTCAGCAGTGACACAAGGTCTAATAGgcttctgctgcttcctttgACTCAGAAAAATGGCTATTGCAGCTGCTAGTGCTCCGTCTTCAAACAAGCTCCCTTTCTTGCTAGATACTAAAGAATAAATGGTATTTCCTTGGCTCCAGGATGTTCTTGGAAAACAACCATCAGATCAGGCAGTGCTTCTGGCCATGCTGCCATTGCACTGACCTCTCTCTAGTTAAAGCTGGGCTGGTTATTCCCTTGTGATACTCCAACGTTGCCCTCAAGAAACAGAGCCCCTGACAGTTTCACCGTGGCTTGAGTCCCTcttggggaaaggaggggagaggtTTCCCTTCCCCTTTGCCACAAGAGACAAGCTCCTAGCAAGCAACAAgtgcagcagtgacagagccaGAACCTGTACGATGACACAGGGAACAAGGGGCACCACTCTGGTGAGGCAACTAACAGATTTGGCCACATTTTACAGTGTGGTGTTGGTCACATTTCTCCTCCATGAAAGGTGAACAGAGGGAGGGACAGAGAATGACCCAAAACAgacacaaacccacacaaacctaCTAGGAAATTCCATAATGAGGTGCCGGGCCCATGGCATTACACCTGACAAATTCACCACACAAAGATCCAAAGGAATAAAACAGCTCCACACAATTTCAGGGCATGAGAATATGTTCAGTATCATCTTAAGCTTGGTgagattaattttcctgacagcctatttaaaagaaaagtgggTTATgtgattaaaagaaataaacccCTCTCCAAAGCCCTATTGTGTGACCAGCAAAAACAGCCTTTCTAGGTTCTCACCTACCTGGATGTCAGCATTTCCCAGAGGTTTTCATGCCTCCAGCCCTTTTCTTTGGCTGTGGAATCACAAGCAGGCTCTTGGGCACTGATTTTTGCAAAACAGCAGGCTTAGATATAGATTTCTGGATTCAAATATTGCCAGTGCTTGCCTACAAAGCACAGGGCACAAATCAACAGTGAACAAACCAGAGTAACAGAAAAGCCGGGCTGTTAATCTTCATAATGTGCCTCTCAGAGGGGATTTCACTTGAATGTTATTTGCATTAAATATGATACTGAGTGGTGGATATGcagtaataaataaattaaaggcCATATTTAAGTCAAACACTGTCCCCCTGTTGACTGCAGACCCAAGTGTGAGAGCTGCTAACAGTGAactgtgcagctctgctcatCTGCATGACTCGCTGAAGGGAAAAGCACTGGCAAGTTCCATCATTGGTGCCCTGAGAAActcattttgggggaaaattaaCCTGTTTAGTGAGGTTTATGGTCTCAGCCCAAGCTCTATGACTGCTGGAAGTATTGTGGACACTTttgcttccctctccccctctccaCACTCTGCTTATTGATTTTCTCCACCAAggctgagcaggcaggaggctgtgctggagcctcCCCTTAgcctgctgaggaggggagCAAAGAAAATTCAATTAGACtttcaagggagaaaaaaaggacttATCCCAAAAGAGAAGCGAACTTCTTGGTTActttattgctgcttttcttcagcgtttttctctgctgcagctcctctcgGCCTCGTGGAGCCTCAGGTATTACAGGGTTTGTTTCCTGGCATGGCTTGACCTCCAGCCTGGGTTCAGAGTGCCAGGCTGGCCATGAGCCCTGCTCCTCTGGACTGCTGCACTCTGAGATACTTTCTGACCaaattcctgccttttttttttttttttttcctttccagggaTTTTCCATCCTGGATTGGCCAGGAAACATGTGCAAGTTGTGAGGGAGACGAGCCTGAGGTAGAGTTTGCTCCTTGGGCTAGTAAATGCAGTTTATTAAGTGTTTGGGGCATACACAGCTCCCCATCATTGTACCTTGAGGTCAAATAATCTCTTTACTAGTCTAAACCTatccttctccttctgcctACAGTGCTTTATCAAACTTGACACACTTGGATTTAAGGAACAAGCGTGACAGTGTCACAAGCCCGTGACtgacagcaagaaaaaatgaaacatggGAAACTCAAAGGATTgagtttcttttttatattaaaatgtatAAACTACACCTGTGGGGATGAAATGTAAGATCTTTGCAGGAGGAATCAATGGTGGTGCGAGCAATGAGTTAAactttcccagcagctgtgtgAGCTGCATTTTTATAAGATGGTTTTGAAAAAATCATTGAATAGGAGGGGAAAGTGGGTTAATTTCTTATTGAACATACTCAAATAGTTACGGACTTATTAAACAAATTCTCCAAGGGAACAAGGTGGTATGACAGTCCTACCACATATTAAGACCACATTTTCTTGGTTCAGCAGTGCAGACATCCTTTGTTCTTGATAAAGTTAAAATTAATAGCATGTGGCATTGCAATGACTATATTAATTAGCTCCTTGGAGTCCTGATCAAAAATAGGGGTCTGCTGAGCCAAATGTCATCCTGCATCAAAGTGCTCATGGCAGATCTGCAGCAGGTCCCTGCTCCCAGGTGTGGGTGATGCTGGCAAGGTGAGGAACACCTTTTTTCAAGGttaaaggaggaagaaaatgagataGTTAAGGGATGGGATTGCTCCTACTCTGGCTGCTGACACCTCACAAAGCCCTGAGAGCAGAGCCAAGGCAGCAGGGATCACCATCAGGCTGAGCCTGGCAGGAGGGGACcggcagcagggctgagctgcccaagaggagagggcagcagggacatCCATAGATGAACCTGATACAGGACAGCGAGGGGCTGCTCCCCTGCAGGCGACAGCACAGCCACGAGCAATGCCACCCAACCCAGGGCACAGCCTCTGGCACCGCTGCCCCTCCAGTGCCTCCCTGATTTACTGATACTGAACATGCTTTCTGCTCTGTCCGTGACTGTCCAGTTCAGAGGTACTCCCAGATTTTTCATGAGCATTTTGCATAAAATAGATGCTTCTTCTCCCTTTTCAAATGCTAGGCTTTATGAAAGTTTACGATTTTtccctgttattttttttccatttctactgGGAAAATCTCATCTCTTTGATGTCTGTCTTCAGCTGACAATTGCCCCTAGCCCATGAGAACTCAAAAGCTTCAAAGAAACCTCAGTGAACTTCTCCTCAAAATAAAAAGTTCAGCTAAAAAGACCTTATCCATTCTgtcatgctttttttcctgggagaggaaaggccCCCATGGAGCTGTGCCCAGTAGTGTACTCTGCACTGAGAATTACTGAAGTGAAAAAGCCACAGGAGATGAGGAGCAAATCTCACATGCTGAAACCACCTGCAGgtgagcagctcctccagcccacCAGATGCATCCTCTCCAAAGGCCAAGGATGAGAGTCACACAGTacagccctgtgccacagcATCCTAtgtcccagcaggagcaggggtgAAGATGAGTTTCTGGTAccccagggagagaggaggatgATGGATCTCCACAGACAAGGCACTTGAGTAATGGGATACAAATTTGTCTCactaatattttcttctcatacACGGAAAACTTAAGTGAATGCAGCAATATACGGGGAATGAACCATCAGCTCAGAAATTTGCTCCCCAGTCAGGGTTAGtactccaccaccaccaccttttCTATACCCAAGCGCTTGTTTTCCGAATAACTCATTAGCTCAACTGATTCATCATCATtgtatgtttgggtttttttaaaaacccacacCTAAGAGATTTTGCAATTGGATAGAAGAAATGGTATCCATGGAAGGCAAGACCTGGGGGAGATGTTACTGGAGCACGATGAGTGAGCTGGGCATTGGAGGCATCTCCAGCTTCACAGGTGAGAGTGGCTTGTACCAGAGGGCAAAGAGCAACCAGAGAGACTGGGAAAGTAATAACCCAGATTTGTCTGCTTAATGTGAGGGAAAGGAGGGGTGTCAGCACTGGGACTGATGGGTTTGGCATTTAATGTTCTCTGCTTTAGGGCTCACCCTTCCCACCTCACCAGCCCAGGACCCCTCAGACACCTTTGCTCATCCACCGTCCTGTGACCCTCAGCGAGGGGCAAtttcacagcagggaaaaggcagtGGGGACACCATGGGAGCCCAAattcccccctgtcccccaccTGGGTACCCCTGTGTCCCACAGGGGGATGCTGCCCATCCTGCCTGCCTCGAGCAGGACACAGAAGCGTTTCTAAACGTCAGGAAGCAAAAGTGCCATCTGTGAGTCTCGAGCAGATGCTGCACAGAGACGAGAGTGAAAGTCTTtaagggaaaggagggggaaagcaGAGAGATGACAATTAAATAGCTGTTTTAAATGATCTGAAAGATTAAAGACAGATGAaggtttttggattttttttttcctctgggaaaagCAACTACGAGATTACCTTCATTTCTTCTGCCTTCACAAACTGTTGGTAAGAGGAAAACCTAAGAGCTAAATCAGTCGGCCACATTTCCTCGTTTTTTATTATCTCTCCAGCTGACATCTcgggaagggggagggaaaaagaaatcaagtgaATTAAAACCaattgggggggaaaaaagagaagaaattatgtAAGAACTGGCAAAACACAGCAGGCTCAAGTGGTTATGTAAAGCAATGAACACAAGAGCTTATTTAAATTAGATCTAGCTGCGAGACAGAGCAGAGTGTAAACGGGCTGGGATTAGGCAGGCTGGGCTGTCGTGCATATGCTGAGTTAAAGCCCTGGGTTCCGTGAAGAGCCGatgaaaaaaaggcagctttagGGATGCTCCCACCACAACAGATGGGCATCGCTGCTGGGGCGGGGGTCCCTCTCCATCGCTGTGGGGATGGATCCAGACACATTTACACACCAATATCTTCATTTCCTTGTCTACCTGAGGGTGTGGCAGCATTGTGACCTGATGGGACACAATCCTGCCACAAAGGTGCTATTTGTGGTGCCATCAGAGGGGTGAGTGACACTCAGGACTTCTCTGGGGTAGTGAGTGATTTAGAACAGCACCGTTATTAAAAGCTACAGTAGAAGTTCAGCTGTGacttaaggaaaagaaatcaacTTCAATTCTTCTAGTCAATACTGTGTTTATTCTAGTATAAACACAGGATTCCTGAACCATTGACTAATCCTGGATAGGATTTGCCAGCAAACCTGGAGAGAATTCAGCCGCTTGGTTTTATGGCTTGCTATTTTCACGTAATATAGAGAAATGCTTCTCATGTTTATTTACTTGGCACCACAGATCTGATGGTGAGCAGGGCCCTGCCTTCCACAgcaccagagcactgagcaCATTCCACCACCCTGCCAAGGGGCTCCTCACCAGAGGAAAGTGTAAGGGCATGTTTGCAACATCATACGTGGAATTTATAGCTCTGTGAACCTCTCAGACTGACAGGAATTAAATAGATGACCCTTGGAAGAGTGTGTAGAGAGCATGATAATGGATGTCAAGACTCCTGGTCCTCCCTTTCCATCCCCTTCACACCTGAGGCTCTTTGGCAGGTGCCTTCAAAGGCATCGCATGAAGAAATGTAGGCAGAAATAAAGCTGAGGAGCCCCTTGGGCAAGCAGTTGTTTCATGTGCAGAGTTATTTACTCTACAAATCATCCAAACTGTGAGCAGGCTTCATAAAACATGATAAACaagggctctgcagggatggGTGAGCTGCAGCCATGCAGGATgggctgaggcagagcagaTCCACAGCATCCTTCAGAAGTGTGAGGAGGTCCAGAGGAGTTCCCCAAGTGCTGCCCTAACAAATGAGCaacttggagctgctggagctgtggcaggtTATGGAGGAGCAGGGCCTGCTGCCATGTGTTTTAATAAATGGGATCACACCAGCTGTCCGtgcaaataaaaacattagCATGTGTCAGACACTCTACCCAGGCACTTGCTGTAGCTTAGGGGACATTTTGCAGCAGAGCCATCcaagcacaggctgtgccatgCCAGTGCAAAAACATCTTCCCCCTGTGAATTTTGGggtgccaggagctgcccacACCCAGCTCCCCTTGCACGTGTGTCCAGGCTCAGATAAAATCCTGGGATTTTAGGTtgaggagctgctgactccATGTGTAGAGACTGACAGTGCACCAGGATTCCAGGTATTTCTTTCAGcttctcctctttccccagGTTCTGCTGTGAACCTCTCCACAAAACGGGTATGAAGGTAAAAAAGTAATAAGCAGGAAAATCAATTTGCACAGCATCTGGCCAGTAAAATTCAGAGCTTTTTTGAAAACCAGGGCTGAGAGTGTGCAGTGTTAATGGCACACGGGGCTGCACATGGTAGATCAGGACTTTCGGTGGGATCCTGTTTTGGGGAAGCTGGTCCCAGAGCCAACCCCACAGGCACAGACCCACAAGTGAACAGGGGAAACCTCTCATCCTGCCTCAGAACTCTTGTATCTATTGCTGCCACAACAAGGAGCTTTAAAACCTCCTCCAGCTGAAGCGCCATGAAAACATGAATTTACTTGTATGGCTTTAAGAGGTGTTTAATCTATGCGGGAAAAGGTCCTAAAATTGGCTACAGTGCTTTTCAGAGGATGTCTGCCAGCTAAGAGTTTACTAAATAATGTGGCTGTAATGGACTTACTCCTGTTACCAGATCCCAGTGGATGCCAAAATCCGAACCAGACGTCCCTGACTGACAGAAGCAACATGAAAACTTGGCAATGGAGAATACATAATAAACCAGATCCACAGGCTGATTTAAGCAGCTGCAAAGACAGTGatgagcacagctgggaaataGTTCTAAGAATTCCATATCAGAGACCACACAGGGCTTATGATACCTCGATGACAAGAGGTGAGATGTGCCCGGCGTACGGCTCGTGAGGACACGCAGTGTCACCCTGCAGAACATTTCACTCACTGCTCTTCCTGATTATGTGCTGCCCTGAACAATTTGTAATTGCTAGAAGAATATCAGTAATTACCTCTTACAGTTGATGTGGAGCTTAAGTGGTGAGAGTTAAAATGTGCAAGAACCAAATATCCTGAGTGTTGTTtgaataattacttttttattattattacgaGGAAACCTGGTTGTTCACATTCAGTCTAATTTCACTCAGAAATGTCCATTCAAACTTGACTATTCAAAGCAAACACTGAGgaattttttcaaaatcagaGATATTAAATTACTACAATCAAATAggcccttccaactcagaatattctgtgattctgtgaaatatttgtTCCCAGAAGTTTGTTCCAGAGGATCATTCTCCTGTAATGATCCCAGCAAAACCATGGCTCACACTGGGCTCTGAGGATATAAATGGTTACAGTTGCCCTGTTCTGGGACAGGCTTTCAATCAGTcaacaaataaaaccacttgGAGAACTAAtggcttccaaaaaaaaaaatgccagttTGCTTTAGACAGTTTGCCAAACAGGAATAGGAGCAAAATATGTTGAGTGATTTATTACAAGTGTTTTGCCAGCTCGAGTAAGTTCATCATTGCTCTCCTtaatttaaagacagaaaatgaacGCAATGAGTTGCAGAGATGCTCTGAAGCAGCTTGAACACACCACGAAAGACCAGGGCTCCAGATTGCCACCCAGCAAGACCTCTGCACGTCACACTCCACATCAGCACTGCCCTTTCTCTCCCGGATCTTCCatcatttgtctttttttaaacctctGCACAGCTTACGACGTGAGAGCGCCGGCTCACACGCTGTGCGATGGTTTCCATTAACGCACTTCAAACCTGACTTGCAGCTGCTTTGCTTATTCACTCCAGAGCCTTCCCCGGTCCAGGGCCCTGCCTCACATCGTGTGATGCTTCCCTGTGCTCAGAGGAATGGAGTAAAACCATGAAACAACCTTCCTGTCCTGGCAAAGCCACTTTTGCAGCCAGATCCCCCGAGAAGGAACAGATTGacatggtttggggtttggttcttccttctcccccaacagctgcctctttcttttaacttttaaattaatctactagttaattaaatataaatacatgaGGAAAAGCCCACAGGTGAACTTCACACACACTTAATACATTCATGTCTGCCTTCTCCTGACTTGGCTAATGGGATAAGGTATAGCCTGAATAATTGCAAGACTGTAAGGTACACTGAGAACTGTTTAAAGTGTAATCTCCAAAGATATGGATAGGAAATAATCCTCTGGTTTTAGCCCTACCATGGTAACAATGAGCATCGGTTTAATCCGAGGAGGAAGATGAGTGGAAATAATGCATTTCAGTCACATAGTTCTCAAATCAGATGGCTCACGTCTCCTCAGAGAGTAGAGAATTTGGGTTAAGTACACTGGGCGGCTGCTGACAAAACCTTCCAGGCATCTACAGGAGAAATGCAGCCCTCACCACCTCAGATGAAAGTTGGGGATCATAACAAAATGCAGAGGGAATCCAGGGCTTCTATCAGGGCTTGATTTTGGTTTACTGAAACAGTACAGAGGGGAAACTGGGAGAGTTATGTCTAAACATTTACAGGCTCTGGTCTTAAATCTAAATGCACAAACCCTCACCTGCTTTTAGTGGGAGGGAATGGTTCTGATTCATTTCCATTTAAGTTCCCTCCCTTTAAGTGTGGGAACATCCCAGGGACTCCAGTACACATGCAGCTTTAAATTCCAACTGCCCGCTGATTAACCCCACCTGAAATTCATGttccaaataaaaaattgaGCAGCTATCACATGCAAGCCTGGCAGCCAAGGGACTGTGGAGATTGGTGTCTTGATCTCTTCTGTCCCTCCTTCCGTGTCTCTTACATTTTTCAAGCCCGATGCTCCAGTAAACAAATGCCTCAACCCACCAGAGCACTGGAGCACGGCAAGTGTTGATGCTGAAATCCGTTCCACGCATGGGCGTGTTGGATTTAGCACTGAGTGGAGAGCAGCGAAGCTGTGCTGAAGTCAGGAGGGGCTGCTGATTAAACCAGCTATGGATTTccccaaaacagcaaaaatagcAGCCTCTGGCTTCCACGATGCAGCTCCTTTTCACATGCCTGTGCTACACCCTGTGTCCAAAACTTTCTGAAATTAGGAGCTGTCACTACACTGAAGAAAAGGGCTCTGGATCAACACAAGGAACTGGAAGAGGGGGAGAGATGGTTTTATTTCCCTTGAACTTGGTGGCCGctttccagcagaaaggaaggagatgcagaaaatgcagagaaaggGTGGAGATTTGGGGGTTTCTGGCGATGAACTGCCGCCTTTGGGCGGGACCCAAGAGTCCCCAGCGCGACACGGCAGAGCGGGGCCGGCTGTCCCGGGCTCTGAGGCACCAGGAGCTCCGGACCGGGACGAGGGAAGCTCCGGGCACGGGAAGGAGCTCCACGGAGGGTTGTACCGGCCCGAGGCCGGATTAACCACCGAGCAGGATTTACCCCGGTGCTCTCTGCTGAGCGtggtggggcaggagagggtgCGGGGAGGGGCGAAGCAAGCGGAGCCGAGACCCCCACAAATCCCTCCTGAGCGCACCCCGGGCCGGTGCGTCCCGTCAGGGCTGCCCGGGACATCCCCTTCCCGAGCCGgttcctgctccagcctcccaCTCTTGCCCCGCCCGGCTCCGCAAAGTTTGGCCGGCCGGGGGAGGAGGCGGCTGCCCGGCCCCGGTCCCCGGTCCCCGGTCCCTCACCTGGATGACCGTCTTCAGCGTGGAGGTGTCCACGATGGCGGTGCAGATGAGGGAGTCGGGATCCTGGTCCTTGCCGTAGATCTGCCCCATGGTGAAGATCATGGGGATGGCGAGCAGGAGGGAGGCGATCCAGATGCAGCTGATGAACTTCTTGGTGCGGCTGCGGGACATGATGCTCTTGGCTTTGAAGGGGTGGCAGATGGCCATGTAGCGCTCCACGCTGAGGCTGGCGATGTTGAGTGCCGTGGCATAGGTGCAGGCGTCCCGGAGGAAGTAGTAGCCCTTGCAAACGGCTCCCCCGAAAGCCCAGGGGTGATGGACCCAGATGAAGTTGTAGAGCTCGATGGGCatgcagaggaggaagatgaggaggtCGGAGAAGGCGAGGCTGGCCAGGTGGTAGTGCACGGTGCTCTGCAGGTTCTGCAGCGACTTCTTCCGCACCAGCGTGTACGCCGTGATGGAGTTGCCCACGGTGCCCACCAAGAAAAGAGCCAAGTACACGACTGTCACCATCACTTTGGAGTAGATGTCGGTGTTGACGTCCAGGTCCTCCTCGTCGGGCACTTTGGGGAGCAGGTCGGAGCGGTTGGACGCGTTGGCATAGCCGCTGGGGTGCGGGTGCAGCTGCCCGGCGGGCACGGCCGGGGCCGTGGCGTTCGGGTGCATCCCCGGCGCCGGGCAGCACCGCCCGGGCCCGCCGCTGCCCCCGGCGGGGAACTTGGCTCGTTTTAATGCGGCGGGAGGAGCCGGCGGTCCCGGGGCTGCCGCGCGTGTGCGACTGCGAGACGCGCCCCCCGCTCGGTGCGagcgcccgcggccccggctCCCTCCTCCTGCGGCTCCGCCGCGCACAGATGTGCCCCGGCAGCGCGGAGCCGCCCCGCACACGCACACACGGACCGGGACACGCACACACCGCACACACGCACCGctacaggcacacacacacaccccgcACACACGCTCCGCACAGCCGCGCCCTCCTCGCCGGTCACCGCAGACCAACCCCGGCCCCACCGCCGAGAGGGGTTTTGCAGCCCCAGCGCGGTCCCCAAAGTGCGGACCCGtgctgggagagagggagggagcaggtcccgggctgggctgcagagccACTCCCCGCTGGGACTTCCCCCACACTTTCTCCATCCCTAAGTCAGACACGGGCACGGCTGGAAGTTGAGGGCTGATAAGGGGCTGCTCGTGGGTCCGAGCCCCCTCCTTCATCCCccacagggagaggagaggtaTGAGGGGTGCTCTGACACCTTTGTACATCTGTATGTACTGCTGATTCCCAAATATCCActcagctcttgctgctgctgggagaaatgcatttaaatgaaGGGGAAAACGCACTTAAAAATACCTACCTGTGCCCTGACCTGCCTGGGGCAC
It includes:
- the NTSR1 gene encoding neurotensin receptor type 1, with protein sequence MHPNATAPAVPAGQLHPHPSGYANASNRSDLLPKVPDEEDLDVNTDIYSKVMVTVVYLALFLVGTVGNSITAYTLVRKKSLQNLQSTVHYHLASLAFSDLLIFLLCMPIELYNFIWVHHPWAFGGAVCKGYYFLRDACTYATALNIASLSVERYMAICHPFKAKSIMSRSRTKKFISCIWIASLLLAIPMIFTMGQIYGKDQDPDSLICTAIVDTSTLKTVIQVNTFISFVFPMVVISVLNTIIANQLLVMFKQAAQENQVCTIGGQQTMLSMSMEPSRVQALKHGVRVLRAVVIAFVVCWLPYHIRRLMFCYVPSSHWTDFLYNFYHYFYMLTNVLFYVSSAINPILYNLVSANFRQIFLSTLTILCLPWRKKKKRLAFTRKSNSISSNHTFSSQVTRETTY